A part of Prolixibacteraceae bacterium genomic DNA contains:
- a CDS encoding sulfatase, with protein sequence MKNLLYSTLALALGSGCVSPQAKEESTPNVIIIFTDDQGYQDLGCYGSEKIKTPNIDKLANNGIRFTDFYVSNSVCSPSRASLLTGRFPARHGVGGALFPGESGLAPKNIILSEILKKEGYHTACYGKWHLGDVAEQMPLNQGFDEYFGIPYSNDMYIGVNQQFADNVKFRDGFDLSKAKADQDTVAHTKKFKDFIDKGLSGRCPLFEGNKIVEYPCDQATLTNRYFNRAIDFIDQSKGEPFFVYITPAMPHVPLHASASFKGKSEGGAYGDAVEEIDWNVGMLINNLKEKGILDNTIIIFASDNGPWLKMGDQAGSAAPLRDGKGSIFEGGIRIPCIMSWPHRWEKGKVSHNMVSTYDLVPTIAAYAHADVSNLKLDGNNQSKHLEDITQKVGNDTFAIFRRDELSGIRVGDWKYLRFGGDYHKWNKEGVAHKPLLFNLKEDLAESVNRIEDEPEVVEMMKKRIEELEASF encoded by the coding sequence ATGAAGAATTTATTATATAGTACTTTAGCATTGGCGTTGGGGAGTGGATGTGTCTCACCTCAAGCTAAGGAAGAGTCCACTCCGAATGTGATTATCATCTTTACTGATGATCAAGGTTATCAAGATCTTGGTTGTTATGGCTCCGAAAAGATTAAGACTCCGAATATTGACAAATTGGCGAATAATGGCATCCGCTTTACCGATTTTTATGTCTCAAACTCTGTATGTAGTCCTTCTAGAGCCTCTTTGCTTACGGGACGATTTCCTGCACGACATGGTGTTGGAGGTGCACTATTCCCTGGTGAATCAGGGCTTGCACCTAAAAATATTATACTCTCAGAGATATTGAAAAAAGAGGGGTATCATACTGCCTGTTATGGAAAGTGGCATTTAGGTGATGTCGCGGAGCAAATGCCATTAAATCAAGGGTTTGATGAGTATTTTGGAATTCCTTATAGCAATGATATGTATATTGGTGTAAACCAACAGTTTGCTGATAATGTGAAGTTTAGAGATGGTTTTGATTTAAGTAAGGCCAAAGCCGATCAAGATACTGTAGCACATACAAAGAAGTTTAAGGATTTTATTGATAAAGGGTTAAGTGGTAGGTGTCCGCTTTTTGAAGGAAATAAGATTGTGGAGTACCCTTGCGATCAAGCTACTTTAACCAATAGATATTTTAATCGTGCTATTGATTTTATTGACCAGTCGAAGGGTGAGCCATTTTTTGTCTACATCACCCCAGCAATGCCGCATGTCCCACTTCATGCTTCAGCCAGCTTTAAAGGAAAAAGTGAAGGTGGGGCTTATGGAGATGCTGTGGAAGAGATCGATTGGAATGTAGGCATGTTGATAAATAATTTGAAAGAGAAAGGAATTCTCGATAATACCATTATCATTTTTGCCTCTGATAATGGACCTTGGTTGAAGATGGGAGATCAAGCAGGTAGTGCTGCACCTCTAAGAGATGGAAAAGGTTCAATATTTGAGGGGGGAATTCGCATCCCGTGTATTATGAGTTGGCCTCATAGGTGGGAAAAGGGGAAAGTGAGTCACAACATGGTATCTACTTATGATCTTGTACCAACAATTGCTGCATATGCACATGCTGATGTGAGCAACCTAAAACTAGATGGCAACAACCAATCAAAACATTTAGAAGATATAACCCAAAAAGTAGGGAACGATACTTTTGCAATATTCAGAAGAGATGAGCTGTCTGGTATTAGAGTCGGAGACTGGAAATATCTACGCTTTGGAGGGGATTATCATAAATGGAACAAAGAGGGCGTAGCACACAAACCTCTACTCTTCAATCTAAAAGAGGATCTAGCAGAGAGTGTAAACCGAATAGAGGATGAACCTGAAGTGGTCGAGATGATGAAAAAGAGAATAGAGGAGCTAGAAGCCTCTTTTTAA